One part of the Sardina pilchardus chromosome 5, fSarPil1.1, whole genome shotgun sequence genome encodes these proteins:
- the si:ch211-114c12.2 gene encoding serine/arginine repetitive matrix protein 1 — protein MVRPRTGSPRMKHRSYMSDYGPQNGGEQPRPFRSGRGGGPGKAPPSWREAPNRGRKAPYPDRPSAPWQQKSPQGRDRGQSSWQSKNQESYMGYASQPSDSHRHYGDPAHRPGPAQRRPSPHEPVSGRSHHRQYDGGPRRFESRPPIPDHRSHKQVHPQPPHHRSPFRPPARQEERPWGRSQSPSYPSRPPPKPQHVSQAGDRGRGRGRGRRGRGSGNGCGRETFWGERGPDRGHPYTSTRPHHPQPRNGEGRCPSDSPLRKERDFHSRERWSSSTGRDCNERRSRERERMGSGRHGNEPEHWPPPNPSQYRPPPHTPSWKAGPPPGPHPSKPSAARRFQNHQPPRGPDRGSSGYKRKYPEILEQPRLPPPLFKHFRREPSVAPPPRGFGGRGLSLRDKSRLLKNRKFREESVARFRMMPPPPPPSTRGRPGPFQNRMPYRPPFPRHQTAGGHHEAAPERKFPKRSSPSRKSSSDHSPDPENPVSDGDQDQHRSPQYRRSSSRHSPIPLDQHLPSDLVVVSHWQAENDGDCDDQGDAKETSDMQSDLISAPQEPPPEATAPAQDQSLQNKRLVRRPLMSLKTVRPLRKFGQLQAVVASRRSHSIVSKYRLLRQRAPPVPAPPPAPAPAPVSQSQQSTSHRRW, from the exons ATGGTGAGACCACGTACAGGATCACCTCGGATGAAGCACAG ATCCTACATGAGTGACTACGGTCCTCAGAATGGTGGAGAACAACCCCGGCCCTTCCGTAGTGGTAGAGGGGGCGGTCCTGGAAAGGCTCCTCCCAGTTGGAGAGAGGCCCCTAATAGGGGCCGCAAAGCCCCCTACCCAGACAGACCGTCAGCGCCATGGCAACAGAAGAGCCCCCAGGGCCGGGACCGTGGACAGTCTTCCTGGCAGTCCAAGAACCAGGAGAGTTACATGGGATACGCTTCCCAGCCCTCCGACAGCCACCGTCACTATGGAGACCCAGCACACAGGCCAGGCCCTGCCCAACGCAGACCTTCGCCCCACGAACCCGTCTCGGGTCGATCACACCACAGGCAGTATGACGGAGGACCTCGAAGGTTTGAGTCCCGTCCCCCGATTCCAGACCACCGGAGCCACAAGCAGGTCCATCCACAGCCCCCCCATCACAGGAGTCCCTTCCGGCCCCCTGCCAGACAGGAGGAGCGGCCCTGGGGCAGGTCCCAGTCTCCCAGCTACCCCTCCCGGCCTCCGCCCAAACCCCAGCATGTCAGCCAGGCAGGAGACAGAGGCCGTGGCAGGGGCAGGGGTCGGCGAGGCCGTGGTTCTGGAAACGGCTGTGGTAGGGAGACTTTCTGGGGTGAGAGAGGCCCAGACAGGGGCCACCCCTACACCAGCACGAGACCCCACCACCCTCAGCCCCGGAATGGCGAGGGCCGTTGTCCGTCTGACTCCCCCTTGAGAAAAGAGCGAGATTTTCACAGCCGAGAGAG GTGGTCTTCATCCACTGGAAGGGATTGCAACGAGAGGAGAAGCCGAGAGAGGGAGCGGATGGGGTCAGGCCGCCATGGTAACGAGCCAGAGCACTGGCCGCCCCCTAACCCCTCTCAGTACAGGCCCCCACCACACACGCCCTCATGGAAAGCTGGACCACCTCCTGGGCCTCATCCCTCAAAGCCATCAGCTGCACGGAGATTCCAGAACCACCAGCCCCCGAGAGGCCCTGACCGAGGAAGCTCTGGCTACAAGCGGAAGTATCCAGAAATCCTGGAACAGCCACGCCTACCCCCACCTCTTTTCAAGCATTTTCGACGGGAGCCATCAGTGGCCCCTCCTCCCAGAGGCTTTGGGGGGCGTGGCTTGTCTTTACGTGACAAGAGCCGTCTGCTGAAAAACCGGAAATTCCGTGAGGAGTCCGTTGCCCGTTTTAGGATgatgccccctcctcctcccccttccaCAAGAGGGCGCCCTGGCCCATTCCAGAACCGCATGCCCTACAGACCGCCGTTTCCCCGGCACCAGACAGCAGGAGGACATCATGAGGCTGCCCCAGAGAGGAAGTTTCCCAAAAGATCAAGCCCTTCCAGGAAATCCAGCTCCGATCACAGCCCAGACCCTGAGAACCCTGTGTCTGATGGCGATCAAGATCAGCACAGATCACCCCAATACCGGCGATCCTCCAGCCGGCACAG CCCAATCCCATTGGATCAGCATCTTCCGAGTGATCTGGTGGTGGTGTCGCATTGGCAAGCTGAGAATGACGGGGATTGCGATGACCAGGGAGACGCTAAAGAGACTTCGGATATGCAGAGTGACCTCATCAGTGCTCCACAGGAGCCACCACCTGAGGCCACTGCCCCAGCACAGGATCAGAGTCTCCAAAACAAGAG GCTTGTCAGACGACCACTTATGAGTCTGAAGACTGTTAGACCTCTGAGGAAGTTTGGACAGTTG CAGGCTGTTGTGGCCTCGAGGCGCAGCCACAGCATAGTCTCTAAGTACCGCCTCCTGCGTCAGAGGGCTCCACCCGTGCCTGCGCCTCCGCCTGCCCCCGCGCCTGCTCctgtcagccaatcacagcagaGCACCAGCCACCGGCGCTGGTGA